One segment of Comamonas thiooxydans DNA contains the following:
- the flhF gene encoding flagellar biosynthesis protein FlhF, producing the protein MNIKRFYAPTAREALAKARMVFGDGTLILSNRQTPDGVEVMATAEETLQDMDAGMQAGSPLQKALERRASDEGMSSLRKEHSPLAPAAARRSQGGEAMSTLEHVQARQTAKEEQAREQQVQAKPVKAINELARHSVQDDVEQLSMSTLTFQDYVRERMLRRRHESSLDSSEALPTFAQRVQERNNERPAMAAKSQAASAAVSRHNPLRPEKIQLKESARPAAVAAPQNFMQEMQSMKDLIEERFNTLTWLGQTRQNPIQSSLMHKLIRAGYSPALARALIEKLPETLSAGDAVRWLMQVLERNLRTDAAQPAIYEQGGVFALVGATGVGKTTTTAKLAALCAAKHGPASVGLITLDTYRIGGHDQLRTYARMLGMVAHQAHDKAALQDLLGLLQSKKMVLIDTTGVAPRDPRKDEIMDVLAIEGVQQLLAVNAAAQGDAQDDVMQAFKARGSQHAILTKVDEAVKVGPSVDTLIRHQIQLRGVTNGQRVPEDFERANAQLLVSASMRSAAKSAFDPQSLDLDFFFTPSSASGAEAAHA; encoded by the coding sequence ATGAATATCAAACGCTTTTACGCCCCGACCGCCCGCGAGGCCCTGGCCAAGGCGCGCATGGTTTTTGGCGACGGCACCCTGATTCTCTCCAACCGCCAGACGCCGGACGGAGTGGAAGTCATGGCTACGGCCGAAGAGACACTGCAGGACATGGATGCCGGCATGCAGGCCGGTTCGCCCCTGCAAAAGGCGCTGGAGCGCCGCGCCAGCGACGAAGGCATGAGCAGCCTGCGCAAGGAGCATTCGCCCCTGGCTCCCGCTGCTGCCAGGCGCAGCCAGGGCGGTGAAGCCATGAGTACGCTGGAGCATGTGCAGGCGCGCCAGACGGCCAAGGAAGAGCAGGCCCGCGAGCAGCAGGTTCAGGCCAAGCCCGTCAAGGCCATCAATGAGCTGGCCCGGCATTCCGTGCAGGACGATGTGGAACAGCTGTCCATGAGCACACTGACCTTCCAGGACTATGTGCGCGAACGCATGCTGCGCCGTCGCCATGAGTCGTCGCTGGACAGCAGCGAAGCCCTGCCCACTTTTGCCCAGCGCGTGCAGGAGCGCAATAACGAGCGCCCCGCCATGGCAGCCAAGTCTCAGGCGGCCAGCGCCGCGGTGTCTCGCCACAATCCTCTGCGTCCCGAGAAGATTCAGCTCAAGGAAAGCGCCAGGCCCGCGGCCGTCGCTGCCCCACAGAACTTCATGCAGGAGATGCAGTCCATGAAGGATCTGATCGAGGAGCGCTTCAACACGCTGACCTGGCTGGGCCAGACGCGTCAGAACCCGATCCAGTCCAGCCTGATGCACAAGCTCATCCGTGCCGGATACTCGCCCGCACTTGCACGTGCGCTGATCGAGAAGCTGCCGGAGACGCTCTCCGCTGGCGACGCCGTGCGCTGGCTGATGCAGGTGCTGGAGCGCAATCTGCGCACCGATGCCGCCCAGCCCGCCATCTACGAGCAAGGCGGAGTGTTTGCCCTGGTCGGCGCGACCGGTGTGGGCAAGACCACGACCACGGCCAAGCTGGCGGCGCTGTGCGCGGCCAAGCATGGTCCTGCATCCGTGGGCCTGATCACGCTGGATACCTATCGCATCGGTGGTCATGACCAGCTGCGCACCTATGCCCGCATGCTGGGCATGGTGGCCCATCAGGCCCATGACAAGGCCGCGTTGCAGGACCTGCTGGGTCTGCTGCAAAGCAAGAAGATGGTGCTGATCGACACGACCGGCGTGGCTCCGCGTGATCCGCGCAAGGATGAGATCATGGATGTGTTGGCCATTGAGGGCGTTCAGCAGTTGCTGGCCGTCAATGCGGCCGCACAGGGCGACGCGCAGGACGATGTCATGCAGGCCTTCAAGGCGCGCGGCTCGCAGCATGCCATCCTCACCAAGGTCGATGAAGCCGTGAAGGTCGGTCCCTCGGTGGATACGCTGATTCGTCATCAGATCCAGCTGCGTGGTGTGACCAATGGTCAGCGCGTGCCCGAAGACTTCGAGCGCGCCAATGCGCAGTTGCTGGTCTCGGCCTCCATGCGCTCGGCTGCCAAGTCGGCGTTTGATCCGCAGTCGCTGGATCTGGACTTCTTCTTTACCCCTTCGTCCGCCAGCGGCGCAGAGGCTGCCCATGCTTGA
- the flhA gene encoding flagellar biosynthesis protein FlhA, which produces MSSNPLQLFQKWSGSNAGALQGMTAPILVVAILGLMVLPVPPWLLDTFFTLNIAVALMVMMVAAYMIKPLDFAAFPSVLLLTTLMRLSLNVASTRVVLMEGHTGPGAAGAVIEAFGHFLIGGNFAVGLIVFSILVVINFVVITKGAERIAEVSARFTLDAMPGKQMAVDADLNAGLIDEKEAKRRRAEVGEEANFFGSMDGASKFVRGDAIAGILILVINVIGGLIIGMAQHGLSAGQAADSYILLAVGDALVAQIPGLLISVASAMVISRVGKDSDMGRQIVQQLFMSPKVLGITAGVMILLGLIPGMPHLVFISMGALLGWGAWVLDKREKARLAAQSSAPAPQQQAAQNDGEATWDDLQPVDLLGLELGYRLIALVDKSRQGDLLTRIKGVRRKFAQEVGFLPPAVHVRDNLELKPSAYRMTLRGVMVGEGEAFPGMFLAINPGGITTPLIGTATTDPAFGLPAHWIDERQKEAAQMAGFTVVDSETVMATHLSHLMQVHAAKLLSRTETQQLVDHVAKLAPKLIEEVIPKMVPITTFQKVLQLLLEDSVHIRDIRTIIETLAENATQTTDPVELARRVRIALSPAIVQQIYGPTRELNVIAIEPGLERLLVQALSNPNAPSLDPGVAEILTQKAVDVANQQEELGLPACLLVPDAIRNSLAKLLRRVAPRLQVLAHSEIPETHTIRIGPILKGASA; this is translated from the coding sequence ATGTCGTCGAATCCTCTGCAACTGTTCCAGAAGTGGTCTGGCTCCAATGCCGGCGCCCTGCAAGGGATGACTGCTCCCATTCTGGTGGTGGCCATTCTGGGTCTGATGGTGTTGCCCGTGCCGCCCTGGCTGCTGGACACCTTCTTCACCCTCAATATTGCCGTGGCGCTGATGGTGATGATGGTGGCGGCCTACATGATCAAGCCGCTGGATTTCGCGGCCTTCCCTTCGGTGCTGCTGCTGACCACGCTGATGCGCCTGTCGCTCAACGTGGCGTCGACGCGCGTGGTGCTGATGGAGGGCCACACCGGCCCCGGTGCCGCGGGTGCGGTGATCGAGGCTTTCGGCCACTTCCTGATCGGCGGCAACTTTGCCGTGGGTCTGATCGTGTTCAGCATTCTGGTGGTCATCAACTTCGTGGTGATTACCAAGGGCGCGGAGCGCATTGCCGAAGTCTCGGCCCGCTTCACGCTGGACGCGATGCCCGGCAAGCAGATGGCTGTGGATGCCGATCTGAATGCCGGCCTGATCGACGAGAAGGAGGCCAAGCGCCGCCGTGCCGAAGTGGGCGAGGAAGCCAATTTCTTCGGCTCCATGGATGGTGCCAGCAAGTTTGTGCGTGGCGACGCGATTGCCGGCATCCTGATCCTGGTGATCAACGTTATCGGCGGCCTGATCATCGGCATGGCCCAGCACGGCCTGTCTGCGGGTCAGGCTGCCGACAGCTATATCCTGCTGGCCGTGGGGGACGCGCTGGTGGCGCAGATTCCAGGCCTGCTGATCTCCGTGGCATCGGCCATGGTGATATCGCGCGTGGGCAAGGACTCTGACATGGGCCGCCAGATCGTGCAGCAGCTGTTCATGTCGCCCAAGGTGCTGGGCATCACGGCCGGCGTGATGATCCTGCTGGGCCTGATTCCCGGCATGCCGCATCTGGTGTTCATCAGCATGGGCGCCTTGCTGGGCTGGGGTGCCTGGGTGCTGGACAAGAGGGAAAAAGCCCGTCTGGCCGCCCAAAGCAGTGCCCCGGCGCCCCAGCAGCAGGCTGCGCAAAATGATGGCGAAGCGACCTGGGACGATCTGCAGCCGGTGGACTTGCTGGGTCTGGAGCTGGGCTATCGCCTGATCGCGCTGGTGGACAAGAGCCGCCAGGGCGACCTGCTGACGCGTATCAAGGGCGTGCGCCGCAAGTTCGCGCAGGAAGTCGGCTTTCTGCCGCCGGCCGTGCATGTGCGCGACAACCTGGAACTCAAGCCCAGCGCCTATCGCATGACGCTGCGCGGCGTCATGGTGGGCGAGGGCGAAGCCTTCCCCGGCATGTTCCTGGCCATCAACCCCGGCGGCATCACCACGCCGCTGATCGGTACGGCCACGACCGATCCGGCCTTTGGTCTGCCCGCGCACTGGATCGACGAGCGGCAAAAGGAAGCGGCACAAATGGCCGGTTTTACCGTCGTTGATTCGGAAACCGTAATGGCGACGCATTTGTCACACTTGATGCAAGTGCACGCGGCCAAGCTGTTGTCTCGTACCGAGACGCAGCAGCTCGTTGACCATGTGGCCAAGCTGGCCCCCAAACTCATCGAAGAAGTCATCCCGAAAATGGTGCCCATCACAACGTTCCAGAAAGTGCTCCAGCTGCTGCTGGAGGACTCTGTGCACATCCGTGATATCCGTACCATCATCGAGACGCTGGCCGAAAACGCCACGCAGACGACCGACCCGGTGGAGCTGGCGCGTCGCGTGCGCATTGCGCTGTCGCCTGCCATCGTGCAGCAGATCTACGGTCCGACCCGCGAGCTCAATGTGATTGCCATCGAGCCCGGCCTGGAGCGTCTGCTGGTGCAGGCACTGTCGAATCCCAATGCGCCATCGCTGGACCCCGGCGTGGCTGAAATCCTCACACAAAAAGCGGTCGATGTGGCCAACCAACAGGAAGAGCTGGGTCTGCCCGCCTGCCTGCTGGTGCCGGACGCGATCCGCAACTCTCTTGCCAAGCTGCTGCGCCGTGTGGCGCCGCGTCTGCAGGTGCTCGCGCACAGCGAAATTCCCGAGACGCACACCATCCGCATCGGCCCGATTCTTAAAGGTGCATCCGCATGA